A single genomic interval of Fusarium verticillioides 7600 chromosome 8, whole genome shotgun sequence harbors:
- a CDS encoding glucose 1-dehydrogenase — MSLQDSSSTFLGLENCHVFVTGAAGGVGGAAVKEFLANGCRVTSFDRNPLNAEHLSISKEQKTRLHHVSGDLRTESSIAQAFAEVSSKFGPVQILIANAGITDESSHPSIWEIDAEKWDAVYAVNVRGTFLTIKHFLRSMKQAQEESGKELDNVAIVVTGSETGVFGQAGHAEYASGKAGLQYGLVKTVKNEIVKLNSKARINAVAPGWINTPLIGDRLDDPKERWAEAEATVALRKIAEPSDAARCMAFLASHRAAGHITGQCISVDGGQEGRLLWRETQDEPQANPAGHSLTPRVTLPTVTNPPEKRRRLRICLSVDFDAVSGLIGTGHVPENKLADYSAAHFGGNVGVDRLLRVFSKHGISKDVSWFIPGHSMESYPRQTQAIVASGAEIGLHGYSHEGAYSLSEQQERDILVKCIELATSLCQGKKPLGYRAPLYEIRESTVRLLEEHGFLYDASLNSHDSLPYFLPKTFAEARPAIPDYDQPASTWMKPIALTEQPEPGSQEAETSLVEIPGSWYTEDATPLCFYPHTATTQGYVSTDVIEKMWLDRFEWLWENESFVDEGPGAGYGSIFPLILHPECAGRSHVIGMIDKFVAKLKGKADNAAEGEITFECMTDVAKAWKTKAPSS; from the exons ATGTCTCTTCAGGACTCATCGTCGAcgtttcttggtcttgagaacTGCCATGTGTTCGTCACGGGCGCAGCCGGAGGGGTCGGGGGAGCTGCTGTTAAGGAATTCCTTG CCAACGGATGCCGAGTCACTTCTTTTGATAGGAACCCATTGAATGCCGAGCACCTATCAATCTCTAAGGAGCAGAAGACGAGACTGCACCACGTTTCGGGTGACCTGAGAACCGAATCATCCATTGCGCAGGCATTTGCAGAGGTCAGCAGCAAGTTTGGCCCAGTCCAGATCCTCATTGCCAATGCTGGCATTACAGACGAGAGCAGCCATCCATCGATCTGGGAAATCGACGCAGAGAAATGGGACGCCGTCTATGCTGTCAATGTCCGAGGAACCTTTCTCACCATCAAACACTTCCTTCGATCAATGAagcaagcgcaagaagaatcTGGCAAGGAGCTGGACAATGTTGCTATTGTAGTCACCGGCTCCGAAACAGGCGTCTTTGGACAGGCTGGTCACGCTGAATATGCGTCGGGCAAAGCAGGTCTCCAATATGGTCTTGTCAAAACCGTCAAGAACGAGATTGTGAAGCTCAATTCTAAAGCGCGTATAAACGCTGTTGCGCCTGGGTGGATCAACACTCCATTGATTGGAGATCGACTGGATGATCCGAAGGAGAGATGGGCTGAGGCAGAAGCGACTGTCGCCCTACGTAAGATTGCTGAGCCAAGTGACGCAGCTCGTTGCATGGCGTTTTTGGCTTCTCATAGGGCTGCAGGCCATATCACGGGCCAGTGCATATCTGTCGATGGAGGCCAGGAAGGTCGCTTGCTATGGAGAGAGACGCAGGACGAGCCTCAGGCCAACCCCGCGGGCCATTCCTTGACGCCTCGAGTGACCTTGCCAACCGTCACCAATCCACCTGAAAAACGCCGAAGGTTGAGAATTTGTCTCTCTGTTGACTTTGACGCGGTCTCGGGGCTGATTGGAACGGGCCATGTCCCGGAGAACAAACTCGCCGACTACTCAGCTGCTCACTTCGGTGGCAACGTCGGTGTTGACAGATTATTGAGGGTTTTCAGCAAGCATGGCATATCGAAGGATGTTTCTTGGTTCATTCCAGGCCACTCAATGGAAAGTTACCCCAGGCAGACACAAGCCATTGTTGCGAGCGGCGCTGAGATCGGCCTCCATGGCTACAGCCACGAGGGTGCATACTCTTTATCTGAGCAACAGGAACGAGACATACTTGTGAAGTGCATCGAACTAGCCACTTCTCTCTGCCAGGGCAAGAAGCCTTTGGGTTACCGAGCTCCCTTGTACGAGATCAGGGAGTCGACGGTTCGCCTACTGGAGGAACACGGGTTCCTCTACGACGCTAGTCTGAACTCCCATGACAGTTTGCCTTACTTTCTCCCCAAGACATTCGCGGAAGCCAGGCCAGCGATTCCAGACTACGATCAACCTGCGAGCACGTGGATGAAGCCGATAGCCTTGACTGAGCAGCCTGAGCCCGGGTCCCAAGAGGCAGAAACGTCGCTCGTAGAGATTCCAGGTAGTTGGTACACTGAAGATGCTACACCGCTATGCTTCTACCCACATACAGCCACAACCCAAGGTTATGTGAGTACAGatgtcattgagaagatgtGGTTAGACCGCTTTGAATGGCTATGGGAGAATGAGagctttgttgatgaaggccCCGGCGCGGGATACGGATCTATCTTCCCTCTCATTCTGCATCCTGAGTGCGCTGGTAGATCTCATGTTATTGGCATGATTGACAAGTTTGTCGCGAAACTCAAGGGAAAGGCTGATAACGCTGCTGAAGGGGAGATTACGTTTGAGTGCATGACAGATGTAGCGAAGGCTTGGAAGACAAAAGCGCCTAGCTCATAG